gaaataattaaaatatgtaatagtTATAACTGCATCTGGACAAGAAATATTGAACTGCAATGCCTTTTTATTGCAGCAACACACTAACGATTTTAACTAATTCAGTCATGAAGAATTGTTTTCTGAAAAATTACTTGAGGCTAATATATCAGTGCATTAATCCTTTAAAGTGCTTGAAATACATGTTCAAAAACTAACCTCCATTGCAAATTGACCAGCATACGTTCCAGTCATAGTACTCGACTGGCCAGCAGCAAGTATTCCCACTGCCCAAATATACATTGCCGCAACACCAAAGCTGCATCCAAGAAAAACTCCTCCTTTATAAATGTCAGCATCCACAAGTTCTGTGTTGTTCTGccgataaaaaaaatagttcagcCTTGGCTAGATCAGcacttgttaatattttttcaacaatgcAAGTGACAGTTTTCCGTTAGAAAGCATGTTAGCAAATAAATCTCCTGGGAAATGAACAAGATTGGTAGCATGGATTTATTAAGTGCTTTTAGTACTGGATAAATTGAATGTAATTTGGATATACTTACAGGGAAGACATTATGATGCATGCTATGGCTTGCAGTGCAAACTTCCAActgaaaaaatatgacattaattgttaaacattaacataaaataaaaaatatcaaagttgcATTTTATTCTATAAATTGAAGGAATAATTCAAAGGATAGGTTTACAAAACTTCAAGGTTGAATGTCATAAGTCAACTCTTGTCGAAATGCTTAATAGTCAACTGAGTTTTAACattaaaagggaaatattgatgatgaaataaatatttcaaacatttttatgtgATAAACTACATATTATCATTAAAAGACAAATTACTCACCACATCCCTGTTTGTTTTATTGTATAGACCATGAGCAAATACAGAAACaacaaaaacattaattatgaaggAAACGAAAAGAGCAATGCCAGcttcaataaagaaataaaaatttgcttccTTGATATCTTCCTTTTTACTTCGGTCAACAGCTCTTgactgcaaaattaaaaaatatgtattatatatttatagGAATTACAGCACAAGAATACTCTGTATGTTCAGAAAATTAAAAGGGAACAAGACGATTTTTACCTTGACAAGTGCAGAATGGAGATAAAAATTATGCGGCATCATAGTGGCTCCCACTATGCCAATTGCCTGCAGGACTGCAGAACTAGTGCACTGTGAACACCAAGGGACAAACAATCCCTTCACCACTTCACCTTGCTCTGGTGCGACAACCACATACTAAAACAAAGACAGTAAAAATATTCTCACGAATgatcaaacatttatttttaacaatttcataaAGAACAGTAAAATGATCaacatgaaattttttctgtGCATAAATCTGTAAACTACTGACAACAACGAAAGGGAACAAGAGAGTTAAAAATGGTAGAGTAACACTAGAAGAGAACAAGTGTGGTGCCGGTGAAAACTGCCATATTCTGCATGGTCGGTGAAATCTGAGTCTAATCTGATAGAATCTAGCAAAAAATCTGAGCATCTACCTTTCATACACAATAAATTTAGATTGCTAGGTTGTGtccaaataaaaacattgtttaatGGTGTAAAACATTCATAACTTACAGAACAAAAGGGAACCATAACTGAGTCAACCTGGGGCTCTTTGGAAATTTCTAGGGATAACATAGCAAAACTTATATAGACGGTAGAATACATTGAGACGAATAGAGATAGAAAACCGAAAAACAGGTTTCAGTAAAACTCAGTTAAAACAATTTGACTTCAGTTTCTATAAAACCCTGGTGATATCATATTAGCAATTCAATTTTTGTGTACATTAATAATTTACATGATGCATGAAAAAATGGATGGAATTAAAAGTACGGCAACAGGTTAAGGGTACATTGGCTCATTCATTTTCTTGGGTTGGGGAATTCATGCGATACAGTTTTTAGGGAAAATAATGCTTGAGAAcacagaaattttcataaattaacatttttcatgtATAAGTGAAGGACTGAatgtggcatatttttttgctaaatagCATTCCAGTATTATTTTATTCGTGCCAGGTGATGAGCTGATTAGGTTCAATctctaaattatatttaatcttCTTCAAACCATTCAATACGTCATGATACCACAATGTCTATTAGGTACTTCATCATGCTGAATTTTGTTATTTAGCAAAAGTATTAAAGCACATTGTGTCAATCCTCAAAATTTTCAGATCTCTACCGATAAGTGAGTTTAGCTTTTGCCGATGGTACATACGAGGCAGCTTACCTCATATCCAAAAGTTAAAGCCATCACTGTGATAAGGAACCCAAAGAGCAACTCTAATTTCCTTAATCCATACTTATCAAGTAGCAAGAATGTAAAGGTATCTATCACAGTTATCAGGACTCCACCCCATAGTGGCACTctgcaagagaaaaaaattgagcagttttttttagaaaaaagcaAAACTTCAATCTCTCACTACACAGTGGCTCTATACAAATACAGGGAAACTAAAAGCCACTAAAAACAGCACACGAGGAAAACTATGTAGATTTGACTATTGTATAAAATGCTAGACACTAAATTGAAATTACTTGTAGCCAGGTTGTCCACAAAATTACAAGGATAACGGAATATTTGATGGACCCATTTTAAGcttgaataatttctttcatgtagttaCCTGAAGTAATTGATTAATTTGGCCagtaaacgatttttttcatagtgaaatgagaggtgtaaatagaattttttgaaCTACATAATTTCTTTAAGacttgatttttaatcacaaagatTATACACACGAACGCATATTTGATTAAGAACATGAATTAAAAACTagatctttattaaaatagatgtatCTGAACTCAGCGTTAAAAGTTTTTCAATGCtataaactgacataaaatgagaatcagaaaagtattatgattttcacttattgaaaagttatttaggaaactggaaaGATAACGGAAATTTGAATTGGTGGAAAGGAACTTAATGACATTTGActatatttttaagtaacttGGAGAGAATGACTTTTTTCTAGAATTTGCTTCCGTggtaatcgaattattattaatattttcctagaTGCAAGTTGATACATCTTATGGACTGATATCTTTTTCCTCGTGAATTACTCATTCAGgcataatcaatcaattgattcttgaatttatttcttctagttctagcgaacattttttttttgtttaaatccgATCTTTGATTCTatctttctttatcaattcctgcataattccCCTCTTTTCTGAAGCACACATGCTGAACCATGCAGTCATTAACCTGTCTACTCCGTTTTTGTGTCCAAATCGTTTTTTGCAAAGTATTGTCCACAGTTAATCTCATTTACTTTTACTTTGCTACGTAGActgcttcagaagtccatctttaatgcaaatttcaattaaacaacaaTCATGGAAGTAAATCCttcgtaaaaaattgaaaaggaaatgtcTGCTGTATAAGAGGTAAATTTTTTGCAAGCATTAGGTGGctaactattttattattttaatatttaatatttaaccaaatatttttttgctaagaCAATGGGAAAATTCGACCAAACACTATAATACAcgggatggtaaaaaaaaactctattgCTCCTCTTCATTGAAtagagaatattgaaaatttggcCAGAAAATGAAGATGTCAAAATAAAcggtaattcatgtaattacaagaataaaatttcgtcattgataggtaaaggtaatgagcaactcattttttatttgcaacattttgGTTAGTAAGTCTTTTGAACTTGTCGCAACAAAAATCTATATAGGATTAggggattttaaaaattagtatgcAAATTAACGTAACTGTCTTACAACTGTATTTCTGATGCGAAATTACCACGAATAACTGATTGTGAGATTTATTCAATTCCTAAAACGATGCTGAGTGCTAAAAGTAATCAAAAGTTCAAAGTAGAGCCTGAATAAACAGCAGAAAACGCGAACAGtcaaatatttctatgacttcgAAATAACAGTAGTTCCATgaagtggcgcagcaagggggggttttgagggataaaaccccccctagagctcagagaaattttaaagtttaatccattttacttatctggatcagtattacttatagaataaagaTAGGACTtatcacatatccctcagaaagccgtaaaactcgccattttgaaccattattcttcaaatttttctggaggagggcccccgcaactcctgcttaccctgataggtatgcaatacccccacacccgtaagtattagttgcacctaaaaccccccctagccttaattcctagctgctcccctggttccatgataatgatgaaatattttttaaatgtatgcgcAGTgctcatttttttggaaaatttaagggcaagtctaacctctgttaactcaatcatttgctcaatgtttctgatgaaatacatacgcaGACGCCCAAAATTTCCTGACTGAGCACTACTGAGTTTGGGTGGCTCAATGCTCTGCCTTtgctcagctctgcagaacttccaAAGGAATCCATCACTGGGACTTTATctgtggaacctctgattcgtagcatgatactctatccactacaccaccggaacgattgcattctaaggcagtctcaatgcccaatatgtcagctgtgtccactgatgtcccgacgagagtaaactccattctaggtgtgtcgtgggcgaagcatacttcaaagaatatggcgaagaatgcgtagctggatcttttgcaccTTGTCATAATGTGatggatatgattatttccctgGTGTAAGGGGCATATAGTTTTTAAATTCctggttgtatgagagcattatgAGGGCAAAATTTCAGAAGACaggtagttcctgaactggccaaTCTTAGATGCCAATGatctttgcgttaattttttctgccactgtaCATCAATGGGACTAACCAGCTAGCTGACCTATTAACCAAGCCAGTGGAAACAGTCAGATTTGAGATGCTGCATGAAGGGATTGGGGTGCAAAAGATTAAAgctgagtaatttaaaaaaatacttttcttatgGAGGAAGTATTGATATTAAACAGAATTAAGAATATGCCATCAATATGTAACacactaaaaatgaaaatgtaaataagcGTTGTTGCCACTGCTGTGGTAACTGATATAAAATACAGATGTATGTACTTGCGAGTGCTGAGCAgctattttcctttcattttaagaatatttaaacAAGTTTATCCCACCTCTAGCGGGGATCAATTGTAACCCTTATTGTCCCAGCAACCAAAAAAGGCAAATAAGTAGAGTTTTTCCGATAAGGGCAATAGAGAGTTCTAGACCTTGgtaaaagaaaacataagaaaatattcttcTGTCCCACACTCAATCATGAACTCAACAATGCAAGCAAGAATATGTACTATTACTAGAAACACTGttgatatatttctttttttccataaaacagGTAGAGCTATGGGAGGGAAAAAAATCTGTAAGttctaaaacagaaaaataataaaagatttctTACGCTTTGTTGGACAGGAGATATATTGCAATAGCTGTTCCTATAACTTCTTGCATATCAGATCCTATGATAGCCACTTCCACCATTATCCAAAGTATAAGTCGAGGCACTTTGCGATATTGTCTGTAGCACATTTCTGCCAAGTGAAGGCCAGTAACTACACCTAAGCGAGCTGCTAGCCTCTGCATTGACAAACCCAAAATGGTAGCCCACATAAGAAGCCATAGCAACTGTAAAGGGGAAAAGACATGACATTAATATTCACAACACTTTAATAGAAATGCTTAAGTACATCAGTAGGTCATGGAAATAATTCCCACACCTAATGGAAACCAACAGAAGTCAGCCATATAAGTTTGATTCATTAGACAGGACAGCCATTCTTGAACACAATGGTAATAACTGAATACTCCCATAGTTAGCAATGGCTATAGCATTGGAAAAGGTATAAGGTATATGTCACGTTGATAAACAGTAACCCTAGGAACAACCGAATTTACTAATAATCCATTACCTTATATTTGGCAACTGTCCCAGATTGAAGATCTGACTCAATATTTCCGGGGTCCAGATATGCAATGCTCATGAGAAATCCAGGTCCAGTGAATGCCCACAGCTTCCTAAAGCTGAATTTAGTCTgcaaaaagaaacagaaaataagaaaaaaaataggcaTAAAATTGGAAGATGAAACCAATCAGGAATTTGCATGAAGAAAATAAGGCTAATTAAGGAGCAGTTGTTTTAACAGCTGCAATTTTGCCCACAAGGTATTTATTCTATAATCATTAGACCAAATAAAATAGTGGAaacaaataatgcaataatagTGATAGAATGACAAAGAGCAATTGTTATCTCAAATTGGTAATGTGAAGAAGAAAAAATCCTCAATAATAAGTTCAAATACTTCAGCTTTGAGTGTAGGTCCacaaaagttaaaatataatattcaaaataattcacaGCGTGTAACAAATAACTGTGTATGAACATATTCGAATGCCCTGGAGCTAAGTTATTTATAccaatttatgatgaaattcacccggaaaaaatcatttggcctcCCAGGGTTTCTAACCCTGATCGTACAAAAGGCTCATTTACAGACTTTTCTTAACTATCAGTTGATTTAGAAAAACTAAAGCAAcccatatttatttgttgaaagataatattttttccaggcAAACCATATTTGTAAATTACTCTAGGGTCAGGCATCAGGTTAAGCTGTCAAAGGTCATTGTTTCGATGAGTGACTCCCTCATAATCATCAGGGATGATACTAATTACCGATTGGGTCCAGATTGGTTTTTTTATACCTCCAAGTCAAGGACAATAGAGAGCTTGCATCCTATTGGGTAGAGCACATGGCTGCCGATCGGAAGGTCCCGGGTTGTAGCCATCTGACACAcccaaaataaaatcctcgaaatgtgaggtggctcagggaaaggaactggtcacTGTACCCTGAATGTATGACATTCACATGCatgtggctaagtctggggtgagctctatcttcacctatccaaaccaaccttccggttgaatcactgagtgagtcgAGGAGAGGGAGGATTAGAGGAAAAGCAAATTTTATCGGCTCCACAATCCTAAGCCAGTCATATGGATAGGGATCGACTAATGAAAGATGTGATAGAAAGGTAGTAGAAAGTCAGATGAaatcgaaattttgttttttcatgggaAAGGTAGTATATCCACGTGCCAAGGACAAGGataaggtagaaagtcaattggcACAATATATCAGTTGCTAATTGACGAAGTTTGTGCACTAATATTAGCTTCACACTGTTGGCAAACTTCTTTCTTTCGTCTCCAGTAAAATTTGCATTTTgtgacttactacctttcccatgtcaaccCTTCAATTAGTCTTTAACTGTACTCAGCTAGTGAGTATAAAAAATCCAATATGGACCAAACTAGGAAATTAGTATCAGACCGGATAGCAATCATAAAAGAGAGTCACTCATAAAAACATTGGCCTTCAACGGCCTTATCTGGGGCCTAACCCAAGAACtatttgcatacatttttattttttaatccatcaaatatttctcaagctATCCACCAAGTAAATtgacaccctaaacccttttgcaAATAAATTCATGACATCATGCACTCCAGCTAAGCAGGTCACTGCTTCTCagctcctcctccctcccttatGTGGTTTGGGGCCGAGTTAGAGACTTCATTGTCTGTCTTCAATACTTCTAGTTACACCATCAAGCCATCTCCATCTTCCTCTCATGTGGAATTGAGTCATAAACATCTTGTTTGGAAAATCTAGCCAGTAATTTACCTAGACATGGTAGTGTAATTGGTGGCAAACCTTGATGGCAATTGGGAGAGAAGTGTTTGAATTCCAGCTATGCCAAATGATTTCTTCATTGAGAATTTCATCTTTCGTGTAAATTATTCCAGGGTTTCAAGGCTTAAATACACCTCATCATTTCCATTCCCAAAATGTAGAGAGAGGGATATATGTGAAGActttaggaccattagccttgTGACTCCTGCATCaaagttataaaaaagaattacCTACACGAGAATATAATGGAAAGCAGAGAGTTCCACgttgaaaaaattagcatgtcAACGGCAGATCAGTCATAGCGGAGATAGAAACAGACCTCAAGAAAATTCTATcaactatggaaaaaataatgactggatataagctgaaaatcaacaCAAAGAAAACAAGAATACTGGTCAGCAGTAAAAGAGAAGAGGCGAAGAACAACCTGAAACTAGGACATCATAAACTTGAGGAGATGAAGGACTTCTGCTACTTGTGTAGCTGAGGGAcaaacgatggacgaagcaagaaggaaatagtcCGTAGAATAGCCCAACCAACAGGAACATTCTTACAGCTGAtaataaatgttttgaaattaggaaGAAATTTATCaggacttacatttggagcatgcttcatTATGGTAGAGGAGCATGGATGATGACAGCAGCGAAGAAATCGGCGTTggaagcttttgaaatgtgggatagaagaatgatgaagattaaatggatagatcgtgtgacAAATGTGGAAGTTCTAAGAGcagtaggagagaagtcttttgaaaaaattaggaaGAAGATGGGACTATTACTTAAATCAGCCACATCATGAGGCgtgatggaataatgaaaattatcattgaaagacagatggaagggaagaccTGCAGAGGTAGGTCATGAATGACATATGTACATAGAACAGGCGATCAAGGATGTAAAGCAAAAGAATTATACATTGGTGTTTAAAGATgaaaagaattgagtggagggctgcATCAAACCAACTCAGGGTagataataatagggtagtttccttcatcaaagaaaatgaaaggcactgattgcgattcgctaccccccattagtgtattcataatataaaaattatttggtttagaaatcccagtttagacaaatgttagtggtcaattttaacctcatttgaaaaagaccagattggcgcccattcgatgccactccacgtgacgtcatagggacctagatgctatacgagtaggtacataggagttttacaccgcctgagattaccaaggcatgcttgaggcacatagctcaggggaaacatctcttaataatcacctattaaaattgcctatggtcagaaagtgtccttcgtttgatagggtattaataatccttatttaagccaagcgctacctgctagcagggtactctgctacctactagcagcctgcattgtagcggtgcttacagcctcgcaccaaggtggcctcacacagaggcagccggaactagaatgatgtcaaacgggcttttcccagcattcatacttaaccatcgcatttctgcaagtttgaaaattttcgcttttcattcaatagcgaaaaatagatatcgtcgtttaaaatcTTAAAGCatgtaatacgtactccaggagttataatctttcggtttaggcaataaaaaaataggaaaccaccccattaagACTAAGCCTATGAAATACAACTCATGCAAATTCATCCTGGAAAATGTTATCATCAACACCCCAAAATGATATCACATTCCATTTGCTGATCTTGTACTTGGCATCTTTGCCTGGTGTGCTCTTCAAATAATCTCCACCTGGAGATATGATCAAGAGATTATTTTACCTTGAGAATACATAACTGTGAATGAAGGTTGGTGTCatttttgaatgcaatttttttctaggGAGCATAATGTCGTGGTTTTTGGTAATCTATCTAATTCTCCGATTACAGAACCTTCACCCTCACACAAAAGCATAACAATTGATAATTTCTGTTCTTCCTGAGACCGGTGCCTTTCAGAGACATGtcattgacaaaagcaaataaaagtttttcaaGAGCGCCGTGGATATTCAAAGTAACCgtattcttaaggcctggttacatgatgcATTATCACGtacaggcagtggcgtagctaggaatatgctttggggggtaaTGAGAGGGCTTTGGGGGAGGATGAGAGGGCTTTGGGGGAGGATGAGAGGGCTTTGGGGGAAGATGAGAGGGCGATGGTAGTGGTGGATTTCCCCCCCCAGGAAACagggagttcaggaaaaattttgaaaaataacatgcctgaatacgcattttacattattttggctcataaaattcaactttaagcagatgcagttattatatatcaaattcaGACaagattattaatatttttttgatttctctgagtctttggggggggggtctcATACATCACCTAatcccccatagttatgccactatGTACAGGttaatgtatatatgtatgaacACGAGACTGAATgcaaaaatgcaccatgtaaccacccaacttgtgcgaatgtatgcacagaaaatagaacctgttctaattcggttcGTGCATTTggacatgttccgttccggtccaccaaaatcattcacgcaaacgtacattaacttttacgtgttaatgtaccgtgtaaccaggcctttacgtGTTTCTTTGCAACAATCATTGAATGACTTGAGACAGAGCCAAATGCTTCAACTGATACACCTGTTATTATTACTTTAACGacaccctattggaaaaaatctgctGATTCAATTGAATGTACCAATATTCAATGGAATTTTCTCATATACAGTTAAATTcccaaatattcaattgaaatttgtcactttccAACTGAAcgcaattgaatatttccaatagggcattttaggtaaaataaaaatgaaaaatctattcaTATGTTTAAACGAGTCTGCATCACAGTATTTTACGTTCGTGGACCACTATTCACGTATAAGATTCAAAATTGAATACCCGATGAAAAAACAACGGCTGATAAATGAGGCCATCAAAAGtcttgcaatttttttactcctcCTTCATGTAGCTATTCCTCACCAAATTTGTGCTTGCATACCATGTTATATTCCTATCGACATTTTGAAGATGCATTTACCAAAAATAATTCGCTTAATAATaaagcaaaaaatgaataaatatgatcGAGACCCTTTCATGGAAACCGGAAGGGTGACAAAATTGCATAACGcctgtaaattaaatttaacgATTAAATAGTATTCAAATACTCACACTCTCCACCACTGGTATATGTATTCTTTCATCCGCGAAATAAGTCTGATTAGATGCTGGGGTAAGCGTGGTATTTTCACTCTCAACAGATTTATCTCCAGGTGATTCTGGTTTCCTCTTACGGCCCCCATCCTCCTTGAAGTCGAGGGAGAAAGAGGAGTCCTGCAAATCGGTATTCGTCATGTAAATCGAGGTTTCAATCACTAAGGGCAGTAAACTAAATAGTTTTTCTCAGGAGACCCTATGTCAAAATGGCATTGACCATCGACAAGGCTACAgcagaaaaattaacaaatagcTGATATTGTAAATAAACATTAACCATTATGTAACAGCTCACTTCCTCAAAATATGCCACCGATTGCTTGATCATTCCACTGTTCCACTTACCGGCATAACTCCACTCATTGTCAGATCGTAATTACTAAGGTTTTCGCAAAATGTGAGGATTTCTCCACGGTAACTACATCATCATATGGTGCCTTGAAATCAACTGCGCGGAATGATAGTGCTCTGTCTCTCTTAATCGTAAATGGGGCAACACTGCAACCCCCTTTTCCCCTCCTGCCGCTACCATCCCCTACCACTACGGCGAGACTTTCCTTCATTCTCCTGCCTTCGTGGTTCGATGCTTGTCCATAgatattttatctttgaaattccttaaattatttatcatcttTCATAATCATCAATGGAGGAGAGGGTAGCACCTAATGCGGACGGCGGAGGCTATTAAAATATGCTCGATGCCTATTAAAATGTGCACGAATAATGCGTGATGTCCATCATAATTATAGTTATAACACCCTCAAAAACAGTATCAATTAACTGTATTATGCGCCGTAGGATTAGAAATAATATGTTGCAGAATGAGCATACCATTCAGAACTAAGTTGCAgttaataaaatcataatttaattttctttctatgtctaaaaaataaatggtaggttcatttattcaaaaatatgttttttttcgtataaCTTTACTTTCCCTCGGACTCACACTCATTGAGATTTATTTCATGGAAAGTTACGGCTACCTATTTTCGCAAGCATATTATTGGTCTGATTTGCGAAAGCTTTGCTTGCAAAAATAGCTTTTAAATCTTGATCAATTTAATCTATTGATTAAAGTACCGAATAAGGTATGATATATCATGGTTATTCACTGTTTCTGGGGTTTAAAACTACGGCTCTAATTTCACACTGTCGCTTAAAAATGACGTTTATTGTGAGGCTGCTATTTGCAAAGGAGGGAAATCGTTTTCCCCGTGAATTAATtcgaaatgaaggaaaaatgacgttgattaaaaaaaagttaaagacATTTTTCCTCCATAAAAAGCTCCATGACCTGTTCGATCTACTATTGTTATGCATAGTGCGGGCCCAGTGATGTTTACACAATAGGGCGGCATGCTTATCAGGGTTTGAGGGGGTCTGCATATGTGGACATTATCAATGTTAGAAAGTAAAACGTATTTCAGTTTATTGAATCCCTGAGCACTGAGGAAGAGAGTGATTGGAAGGGTATTTCAGCACATTTTTGACCAATCGGCTTCCGGAAAAACGATCATAGGAGGGCCCTGTCAAGCTCAGTCAGGGTTCCAAGAAGCCGTTTATTAGCTGCCCCAGAAGTCAGCTAGAAGTATAGTGATGCCGCTGTACGTGTAATC
The DNA window shown above is from Ischnura elegans chromosome 4, ioIscEleg1.1, whole genome shotgun sequence and carries:
- the LOC124157201 gene encoding protein Malvolio isoform X2, translated to MSGVMPDSSFSLDFKEDGGRKRKPESPGDKSVESENTTLTPASNQTYFADERIHIPVVESTKFSFRKLWAFTGPGFLMSIAYLDPGNIESDLQSGTVAKYKLLWLLMWATILGLSMQRLAARLGVVTGLHLAEMCYRQYRKVPRLILWIMVEVAIIGSDMQEVIGTAIAIYLLSNKAVPLWGGVLITVIDTFTFLLLDKYGLRKLELLFGFLITVMALTFGYEYVVVAPEQGEVVKGLFVPWCSQCTSSAVLQAIGIVGATMMPHNFYLHSALVKSRAVDRSKKEDIKEANFYFFIEAGIALFVSFIINVFVVSVFAHGLYNKTNRDVLEVCTASHSMHHNVFPNNTELVDADIYKGGVFLGCSFGVAAMYIWAVGILAAGQSSTMTGTYAGQFAMEGFLNLQWSRWKRVLLTRTIAIVPTFCVAFFTRIEDLSGMNDILNAVMSLQLPFATLPTIAFTSNEYIMGDFKNGLFTKILAILLSTVVIGINIYFVVHSIVNDIPSHWAIYLAICIFAIFYISFCLYLIIHMAISMGATQLANNRIISKYIGGPVSQNFGLNNGVNNSRENLVGDVDDGTQ
- the LOC124157201 gene encoding protein Malvolio isoform X1, which produces MSGVMPDSSFSLDFKEDGGRKRKPESPGDKSVESENTTLTPASNQTYFADERIHIPVVESTKFSFRKLWAFTGPGFLMSIAYLDPGNIESDLQSGTVAKYKLLWLLMWATILGLSMQRLAARLGVVTGLHLAEMCYRQYRKVPRLILWIMVEVAIIGSDMQEVIGTAIAIYLLSNKAVPLWGGVLITVIDTFTFLLLDKYGLRKLELLFGFLITVMALTFGYEYVVVAPEQGEVVKGLFVPWCSQCTSSAVLQAIGIVGATMMPHNFYLHSALVKSRAVDRSKKEDIKEANFYFFIEAGIALFVSFIINVFVVSVFAHGLYNKTNRDVLEVCTASHSMHHNVFPNNTELVDADIYKGGVFLGCSFGVAAMYIWAVGILAAGQSSTMTGTYAGQFAMEGFLNLQWSRWKRVLLTRTIAIVPTFCVAFFTRIEDLSGMNDILNAVMSLQLPFATLPTIAFTSNEYIMGDFKNGLFTKILAILLSTVVIGINIYFVVHSIVNDIPSHWAIYLAICIFAIFYISFCLYLIIHMAISMGATQLANNRIISKYIGGPVSQNFGLNNGVNNSRSTSTFTIQDYGSNYEK
- the LOC124157201 gene encoding protein Malvolio isoform X3, which produces MSGVMPEDGGRKRKPESPGDKSVESENTTLTPASNQTYFADERIHIPVVESTKFSFRKLWAFTGPGFLMSIAYLDPGNIESDLQSGTVAKYKLLWLLMWATILGLSMQRLAARLGVVTGLHLAEMCYRQYRKVPRLILWIMVEVAIIGSDMQEVIGTAIAIYLLSNKAVPLWGGVLITVIDTFTFLLLDKYGLRKLELLFGFLITVMALTFGYEYVVVAPEQGEVVKGLFVPWCSQCTSSAVLQAIGIVGATMMPHNFYLHSALVKSRAVDRSKKEDIKEANFYFFIEAGIALFVSFIINVFVVSVFAHGLYNKTNRDVLEVCTASHSMHHNVFPNNTELVDADIYKGGVFLGCSFGVAAMYIWAVGILAAGQSSTMTGTYAGQFAMEGFLNLQWSRWKRVLLTRTIAIVPTFCVAFFTRIEDLSGMNDILNAVMSLQLPFATLPTIAFTSNEYIMGDFKNGLFTKILAILLSTVVIGINIYFVVHSIVNDIPSHWAIYLAICIFAIFYISFCLYLIIHMAISMGATQLANNRIISKYIGGPVSQNFGLNNGVNNSRSTSTFTIQDYGSNYEK